The Flavobacterium sp. 123 genome contains a region encoding:
- a CDS encoding cytochrome c, producing MKNKCLFLVIVTLLVLVSNSSRAQTSSWVAPEHSNSLKNPFLGNEKATADGKKIFNQMCVLCHGEEGKGNGEAGLTLETKPANFLALKVVNETDGAIFWKITNGKSPMATYEELLTEDQRWKLVNYIRVLGSKK from the coding sequence ATGAAAAATAAATGTTTGTTTTTAGTTATAGTTACATTGCTAGTCCTTGTAAGTAATTCAAGCAGAGCTCAAACTAGTTCATGGGTTGCGCCAGAGCATTCTAATAGTTTAAAAAATCCTTTTTTAGGCAATGAAAAAGCAACTGCTGATGGTAAGAAAATATTCAACCAAATGTGTGTCCTTTGTCATGGGGAAGAAGGGAAGGGGAATGGGGAAGCCGGTTTAACATTAGAGACTAAACCTGCAAATTTTTTAGCCTTAAAAGTTGTAAATGAAACTGATGGAGCTATTTTTTGGAAAATTACAAATGGAAAATCCCCAATGGCAACTTACGAAGAATTATTAACCGAGGACCAACGCTGGAAATTGGTAAATTATATTAGAGTTTTAGGATCAAAAAAATAG
- a CDS encoding PorP/SprF family type IX secretion system membrane protein, translated as MKIKVIVFIILFNLPFSVKAQDPIFTQYFMVPETLNPGFTGFLETTNAGILHRTQWPDLDFRVDSDFGFINTWLENANSGIGVSVLNHREKFTDYNFSQANLNYAYRVQLNEDWFFRPAIEIGFGNKSFGFQNIILEDQINIGQGTINTSSVDPLLLNDKVNFFDFSIGMLFNNENAWFGAAMKHINKPNISFAANGNVPLEMFFSANAGYEFLLTDYIDITYLPYETRMLLTSNYMHQGEYSRFDLGAGLVFKKLFFGLTAATNPGKKSVNSHFLTSINAFGGLQYEHFKFGYSYDFNTSKIGRTGGIYELSVTYQFDLKVKCLGCPNYY; from the coding sequence ATGAAAATAAAAGTAATAGTATTTATAATTTTGTTTAATCTTCCTTTTTCGGTAAAGGCACAAGATCCTATTTTTACTCAATATTTTATGGTTCCAGAAACTTTGAATCCCGGATTTACCGGTTTTCTAGAAACTACTAATGCTGGGATATTACATAGGACACAATGGCCAGATTTAGATTTTAGAGTTGATAGTGATTTTGGATTTATAAATACTTGGCTAGAAAATGCCAATAGTGGAATAGGAGTTAGTGTTTTAAACCATAGAGAGAAATTTACTGACTATAATTTTTCTCAGGCTAATTTAAATTACGCATATCGGGTTCAATTGAATGAGGATTGGTTTTTCAGACCCGCTATTGAAATTGGTTTTGGTAACAAATCATTTGGTTTTCAAAATATTATTTTAGAGGACCAAATCAATATAGGACAAGGTACAATAAATACCTCCAGTGTTGATCCCCTTTTATTAAATGACAAAGTAAATTTCTTTGATTTTTCTATTGGGATGCTTTTTAATAATGAAAATGCTTGGTTTGGTGCGGCTATGAAGCATATAAACAAACCAAATATATCTTTTGCTGCGAATGGGAATGTTCCTTTGGAAATGTTTTTTTCGGCTAATGCAGGTTATGAATTTCTTTTAACGGATTATATTGACATCACTTATTTGCCATATGAAACTAGAATGTTGTTAACTTCTAACTATATGCACCAAGGAGAATACAGTCGATTTGATTTAGGAGCAGGACTTGTTTTTAAGAAATTATTTTTTGGGTTGACTGCTGCTACTAATCCCGGAAAAAAGAGTGTTAATAGTCACTTTTTGACCTCTATAAATGCTTTCGGAGGATTGCAATATGAACATTTTAAATTCGGATATTCTTATGACTTCAATACATCTAAAATTGGAAGAACTGGTGGAATATATGAGCTTTCGGTGACTTATCAATTTGATTTGAAAGTGAAATGTCTTGGCTGCCCCAATTACTATTGA